A single region of the Epinephelus moara isolate mb chromosome 16, YSFRI_EMoa_1.0, whole genome shotgun sequence genome encodes:
- the LOC126402226 gene encoding cryptochrome-1-like has protein sequence MAPNSIHWFRKGLRLHDNPALQEAVRGAGTVRCVYFLDPWFAGSSNVGVNRWRFLLQCLEDLDANLRKLNSRLFVIRGQPANVFPRLFKEWKISRLTFEYDSEPFGKERDAAIKKLAMEAGVEVIVKISHTLYDLDKIIELNGGQPPLTYKRFQTLISRLDPPEMPVETLSDTLMGRCVTPISEDHGDKYGVPSLEELGFDTEGLPTAVWPGGETEALTRIERHLERKAWVANFERPRMNANSLLASPTGLSPYLRFGCLSCRLFYFKLTDLYRKVKKNSSPPLSLYGQLLWREFFYTTATNNPRFDKMEGNPICVRIPWDKNPEALAKWAEAKTGFPWIDAIMTQLRQEGWIHHLARHAVACFLTRGDLWISWEEGMKVFEELLLDADWSVNAGSWMWLSCSSFFQQFFHCYCPVGFGRRTDPNGDFIRRYLPVLRGFPAKYIYDPWNAPESVQAAAKCIIGVHYPKPMVHHAEASRLNIERMKQIYQQLSRYRGLGLLASVPSTNGNGNGGMMAYSPGEQQPGTNSNSHLPGVSGSSVATGNGSGSILLNFDNEEQQQQRLQPHPQQQQQQQQQQQHGYHSVPEASQTITSSRLYHEFAVPQHPGLLLHTRGGITGKRERESERDGSGEKDPASCSMHKMQRQSTETT, from the exons ATGGCCCCAAATTCCATCCACTGGTTCCGTAAGGGCCTCCGTCTCCATGACAACCCAGCACTACAGGAGGCAGTCAGAGGAGCAGGCACAGTGCGctgtgtttacttcctggacCCTTGGTTTGCAGGCTCGTCCAATGTCGGAGTCAACAGGTGGAG GTTTCTCCTTCAGTGTTTGGAGGATCTAGACGCCAACCTTCGGAAGCTCAACTCCCGCCTTTTTGTCATCAGGGGCCAACCAGCCAACGTGTTCCCGCGGCTCTTTAAG GAGTGGAAGATCTCTCGCCTGACCTTTGAGTATGACTCAGAGCCTTTTGGGAAGGAGAGAGACGCTGCCATCAAGAAGCTGGCCATGGAGGCAGGAGTGGAGGTCATCGTCAAGATATCACACACCCTCTACGACCTGGACAA GATCATCGAGCTGAATGGCGGGCAGCCTCCTCTCACCTACAAGCGTTTCCAGACTCTCATCAGTCGACTGGATCCTCCTGAGATGCCTGTGGAGACGCTCTCAGACACCCTGATGGGTCGCTGTGTCACCCCCATCTCTGAGGACCATGGAGACAAGTACGGGGTCCCGTccctggaggagctgg GCTTTGACACTGAGGGCCTGCCTACAGCCGTGTGGCCGGGAGGAGAGACCGAGGCGCTGACCAGGATAGAGCGCCATCTGGAGAGGAAG gCGTGGGTGGCTAACTTTGAGCGTCCTAGGATGAATGCCAACTCGCTGCTGGCCAGCCCAACAGGCCTCAGCCCGTATCTGCGATTCGGCTGCCTCTCCTGTCGCCTTTTCTACTTCAAGCTCACTGACCTCTACCGCAAG GTGAAAAAGAACAGCTCTCCTCCACTCTCCCTGTACGGCCAATTACTGTGGCGGGAGTTCTTCTACACCACGGCGACCAACAACCCACGCTTCGACAAGATGGAGGGCAACCCCATCTGCGTCCGCATCCCCTGGGACAAAAATCCCGAAGCACTTGCCAAGTGGGCCGAGGCGAAGACGGGTTTTCCCTGGATAGACGCCATCATGACTCAGCTGAGGCAGGAGGGCTGGATCCATCACCTGGCCAGGCACGCGGTGGCGTGCTTCCTCACTCGGGGCGACCTGTGGATCAGCTGGGAGGAAGGGATGAAG GTCTTTGAGGAGCTGCTTCTGGACGCAGACTGGAGCGTGAACGCAGGCAGCTGGATGTGGCTGTCCTGTAGTTcatttttccagcagtttttcCACTGCTACTGCCCCGTGGGCTTTGGCAGACGCACCGACCCCAACGGGGACTTCATTAG ACGTTACTTACCTGTCCTCCGAGGTTTCCCTGCTAAGTACATCTACGACCCGTGGAACGCTCCGGAGTCGGTGCAGGCAGCCGCCAAGTGCATCATCGGCGTCCATTACCCGAAGCCCATGGTGCACCACGCAGAGGCAAGCCGGCTCAACATCGAGAGGATGAAGCAGATCTACCAGCAACTTAGCCGATACAGGGGATTGG GCCTGCTGGCATCAGTGCCGTCCACCAATGGGAATGGGAACGGAGGAATGATGGCCTACTCTCCCGGAGAGCAGCAGCCAGGGACCAACAGCAACTCACACT TGCCTGGAGTGTCGGGGAGCTCCGTTGCAACAGGTAATGGCAGCGGGAGCATCTTACTCAACTTTGATAATgaagaacaacagcaacagcgaCTGCAGCCGCAcccacaacaacagcagcagcagcagcagcaacagcagcatg GATACCACTCAGTGCCAGAAGCCAGCCAGACCATCACCAGCAGCCGACTCTACCACGAGTTTGCTGTGCCTCAACACCCAG gaCTCCTCCTGCACACCAGAGGAGGCATCACAGGAAAGCGGGAGCGCGAGTCGGAACGAGACGGGTCGGGGGAGAAAGACCCGGCGTCCTGCTCCATGCACAAGATGCAGAGGCAGAGTACAGAG ACCACCTAA